One segment of Syngnathus typhle isolate RoL2023-S1 ecotype Sweden linkage group LG9, RoL_Styp_1.0, whole genome shotgun sequence DNA contains the following:
- the lrch1 gene encoding leucine-rich repeat and calponin homology domain-containing protein 1 isoform X3: MATPGAEPLLGQPVASPPPPPGHIGANGGAAPPNSRGLERALEEATLSGALNLSARKLKEFPRTAAGVDLSDTVEADLSKNRLSDVPSEVCHLVALESLNLYHNCIRSIPDAVISLHSLTWLNLSRNQLSSLPACLCTLPLRVLNASNNKLVSLPESVGQLRRLMELDISCNELTTLPPHIGRLRALRELNVRRNLLCVLPEDLADLPLVKLDFSCNKVSSIPLSYRKMARLQALRLENNPLQSPPAQICLKGKVHIFKYLSTEACRSDKMADALDLPVVERLSLMRGEDSEQQRKQDSDSGVDSDVGDKRPLSATEPSDEDTLSLNVPMSHITEEDGLCKDDSSEHVSSLTGTRAIRSSPMACFFAPFFCTQANKAHGNGTSRVRADPSSEAARLTEESPSEGQTAATAPDSDEPLRIDEDFHWTSEHESKVTGDDSEVIGQLKEAAELVRNPGRINLEQEELCGVRLYPVERLTADPSVNGQDSDDDDDGGNAPKRLNRSPSRLPTMSAAPFGLKPRSVFLRSHKSVECVDPQFTMRRKMEQLREELELMEQLRDSIESRLKVVLPDDLGSSLMDGVVLCHLANHVRPRSVASIHVPSPAVPKLSMAKCRRNVENFLDACRKTGVPEDKLCLPQHILEEKGLLKVCAMVQALLEQKGAAPGAEARA; encoded by the exons atggcgACGCCAGGAGCGGAGCCCCTGCTCGGCCAGCCGGTGgcatcgccgccgccgccgcccggccACATCGGCGCCAACGGCGGGGCCGCGCCGCCTAACAGCCGCGGCTTGGAGCGAGCGCTGGAGGAGGCGACGCTCAGCGGCGCGCTCAACCTCAGTGCCAGGAAACTCAAGGAGTTCCCGCGGACGGCGGCCGGAGTCGACCTGAGCGATACGGTGGAAGCAG ATTTGTCCAAGAACCGTCTGTCGGACGTGCCCTCGGAAGTGTGCCACCTGGTGGCCTTGGAGAGCCTCAACTTGTACCACAACTGCATCAGAAGCATCCCGGACGCCGTCATCAGCCTGCACTCGCTCACCTGGCTCAACCTCAG TCGCAACCAGCTGAGCTCGTTACCGGCCTGCTTGTGCACTCTGCCGCTCCGAGTCCTCAACGCCAGCAACAATAAACTGGTCAGCCTGCCCGAGAGCGTCGGACAACTGCGTCGCCTCATGGAGctg GACATTAGTTGTAACGAGCTCACGACCCTACCGCCACACATCGGACGTCTTCGGGCCTTACGGGAGCTCAACGTACGACGGAATCTGCTCTGCGTCCTTCCGGAAG ACCTGGCCGACCTTCCTCTGGTCAAGTTGGACTTCTCGTGCAACAAGGTGTCGAGCATTCCGCTGAGCTACCGCAAAATGGCGCGGCTGCAGGCCCTGCGCCTGGAGAACAACCCGCTGCAGAGCCCGCCGGCACAG ATCTGTCTCAAGGGCAAAGTTCACATCTTCAAGTATCTCAGCACGGAAGCGTGTCGCAGCGACAAGATGGCCGACGCGCTCGACCTGCCCGTCGTGGAGCGCCTCAGCCTGATGCG CGGCGAGGACTCGGAGCAGCAGAGGAAGCAAGACAGCGACTCGGGAGTGGACAGCGACGTCGGAGACAAGAGGCCGCTGTCGGCGACCGAG CCGTCGGACGAAGACACGCTGAGTCTCAACGTGCCCATGAGCCACATCACCGAGGAGGACGGACTCTGCAAGGACGACTCCAGCGAACACGTCAGCTCCCTGACGGGTACACGGGCAATTCGGTCCAGCCCGATGGCTTGCTTTTTTGCCCCTTTCTTTTGCACACAAGCCAACAAAGCGCACGGAAATGGAACGTCTCGTGTCCGTGCAGATCCCAGCTCGGAGGCGGCGCGTCTAACCGAGGAGAGCCCCAGCGAG GGCCAGACGGCGGCGACGGCGCCAGACTCGGACGAGCCGCTGCGGATCGACGAAGACTTTCACTGGACGTCAGAGCACGA GTCAAAGGTGACGGGGGACGACTCGGAGGTGATCGGCCAGCTGAAGGAGGCCGCGGAGCTTGTGCGGAATCCCGGCAG AATCAACCTGGAGCAGGAGGAGCTGTGCGGCGTGCGACTGTACCCGGTGGAAAGGCTCACGGCGGACCCCTCCGTCAA cggGCAGGACagcgacgatgacgacgacggcGGCAACGCGCCAAAG CGACTGAACCGTTCTCCGAGCAGACTTCCCACAATGTCCGCTGCGCCCTTTGGACTCAAACCTCGCTCGG TGTTCCTACGCAGCCATAAGAGTGTGGAGTGTGTGGACCCGCAGTTCAccatgaggaggaagatggagcAGCTGAGGGAAGAACTGGAGCTGATGGAACAGCTCCGAGAC AGTATCGAGAGCCGGCTGAAGGTGGTGCTTCCCGATGACCTGGGCTCGTCGCTGATGGACGGCGTGGTGCTTTGCCACCTGGCCAATCACGTTCGCCCGCGCTCTGTGGCCAGCATCCACGTGCCCTCGCCCGCCGTG CCCAAACTCAGCATGGCAAAGTGTCGCCGCAACGTGGAGAACTTCCTGGACGCCTGTCGGAAGACGGGGGTGCCCGAG
- the lrch1 gene encoding leucine-rich repeat and calponin homology domain-containing protein 1 isoform X4, giving the protein MATPGAEPLLGQPVASPPPPPGHIGANGGAAPPNSRGLERALEEATLSGALNLSARKLKEFPRTAAGVDLSDTVEADLSKNRLSDVPSEVCHLVALESLNLYHNCIRSIPDAVISLHSLTWLNLSRNQLSSLPACLCTLPLRVLNASNNKLVSLPESVGQLRRLMELDISCNELTTLPPHIGRLRALRELNVRRNLLCVLPEDLADLPLVKLDFSCNKVSSIPLSYRKMARLQALRLENNPLQSPPAQICLKGKVHIFKYLSTEACRSDKMADALDLPVVERLSLMRGEDSEQQRKQDSDSGVDSDVGDKRPLSATEPSDEDTLSLNVPMSHITEEDGLCKDDSSEHVSSLTGTRAIRSSPMACFFAPFFCTQANKAHGNGTSRVRADPSSEAARLTEESPSEGQTAATAPDSDEPLRIDEDFHWTSEHESKVTGDDSEVIGQLKEAAELVRNPGRINLEQEELCGVRLYPVERLTADPSVNGQDSDDDDDGGNAPKRLNRSPSRLPTMSAAPFGLKPRSAPSSLPCSPPLSPTRLSQAPPLCSRGKGGAPQCGRSGPGGRSASRPEGSAVPGRLPICKAAAAAAGGGME; this is encoded by the exons atggcgACGCCAGGAGCGGAGCCCCTGCTCGGCCAGCCGGTGgcatcgccgccgccgccgcccggccACATCGGCGCCAACGGCGGGGCCGCGCCGCCTAACAGCCGCGGCTTGGAGCGAGCGCTGGAGGAGGCGACGCTCAGCGGCGCGCTCAACCTCAGTGCCAGGAAACTCAAGGAGTTCCCGCGGACGGCGGCCGGAGTCGACCTGAGCGATACGGTGGAAGCAG ATTTGTCCAAGAACCGTCTGTCGGACGTGCCCTCGGAAGTGTGCCACCTGGTGGCCTTGGAGAGCCTCAACTTGTACCACAACTGCATCAGAAGCATCCCGGACGCCGTCATCAGCCTGCACTCGCTCACCTGGCTCAACCTCAG TCGCAACCAGCTGAGCTCGTTACCGGCCTGCTTGTGCACTCTGCCGCTCCGAGTCCTCAACGCCAGCAACAATAAACTGGTCAGCCTGCCCGAGAGCGTCGGACAACTGCGTCGCCTCATGGAGctg GACATTAGTTGTAACGAGCTCACGACCCTACCGCCACACATCGGACGTCTTCGGGCCTTACGGGAGCTCAACGTACGACGGAATCTGCTCTGCGTCCTTCCGGAAG ACCTGGCCGACCTTCCTCTGGTCAAGTTGGACTTCTCGTGCAACAAGGTGTCGAGCATTCCGCTGAGCTACCGCAAAATGGCGCGGCTGCAGGCCCTGCGCCTGGAGAACAACCCGCTGCAGAGCCCGCCGGCACAG ATCTGTCTCAAGGGCAAAGTTCACATCTTCAAGTATCTCAGCACGGAAGCGTGTCGCAGCGACAAGATGGCCGACGCGCTCGACCTGCCCGTCGTGGAGCGCCTCAGCCTGATGCG CGGCGAGGACTCGGAGCAGCAGAGGAAGCAAGACAGCGACTCGGGAGTGGACAGCGACGTCGGAGACAAGAGGCCGCTGTCGGCGACCGAG CCGTCGGACGAAGACACGCTGAGTCTCAACGTGCCCATGAGCCACATCACCGAGGAGGACGGACTCTGCAAGGACGACTCCAGCGAACACGTCAGCTCCCTGACGGGTACACGGGCAATTCGGTCCAGCCCGATGGCTTGCTTTTTTGCCCCTTTCTTTTGCACACAAGCCAACAAAGCGCACGGAAATGGAACGTCTCGTGTCCGTGCAGATCCCAGCTCGGAGGCGGCGCGTCTAACCGAGGAGAGCCCCAGCGAG GGCCAGACGGCGGCGACGGCGCCAGACTCGGACGAGCCGCTGCGGATCGACGAAGACTTTCACTGGACGTCAGAGCACGA GTCAAAGGTGACGGGGGACGACTCGGAGGTGATCGGCCAGCTGAAGGAGGCCGCGGAGCTTGTGCGGAATCCCGGCAG AATCAACCTGGAGCAGGAGGAGCTGTGCGGCGTGCGACTGTACCCGGTGGAAAGGCTCACGGCGGACCCCTCCGTCAA cggGCAGGACagcgacgatgacgacgacggcGGCAACGCGCCAAAG CGACTGAACCGTTCTCCGAGCAGACTTCCCACAATGTCCGCTGCGCCCTTTGGACTCAAACCTCGCTCGG CCCCCTCCTCGCTGCCCTGCTCGCCCCCTCTCTCCCCCACCCGTCTCTCGCAGGCCCCGCCCCTCTGTAGCCGCGGAAAGGGAGGCGCGCCCCAGTGCGGTAGGTCCGGACCCGGCGGGCGGTCGGCGTCCCGACCGGAAGGCTCCGCCGTCCCCGGGCGCCTCCCAATTtgcaaagcagcagcagcagcagccggcgGCGGGATGGAATGA
- the lrch1 gene encoding leucine-rich repeat and calponin homology domain-containing protein 1 isoform X2 yields the protein MATPGAEPLLGQPVASPPPPPGHIGANGGAAPPNSRGLERALEEATLSGALNLSARKLKEFPRTAAGVDLSDTVEADLSKNRLSDVPSEVCHLVALESLNLYHNCIRSIPDAVISLHSLTWLNLSRNQLSSLPACLCTLPLRVLNASNNKLVSLPESVGQLRRLMELDISCNELTTLPPHIGRLRALRELNVRRNLLCVLPEDLADLPLVKLDFSCNKVSSIPLSYRKMARLQALRLENNPLQSPPAQICLKGKVHIFKYLSTEACRSDKMADALDLPVVERLSLMRGEDSEQQRKQDSDSGVDSDVGDKRPLSATEPSDEDTLSLNVPMSHITEEDGLCKDDSSEHVSSLTGTRAIRSSPMACFFAPFFCTQANKAHGNGTSRVRADPSSEAARLTEESPSEGQTAATAPDSDEPLRIDEDFHWTSEHESKVTGDDSEVIGQLKEAAELVRNPGRINLEQEELCGVRLYPVERLTADPSVNGQDSDDDDDGGNAPKRLNRSPSRLPTMSAAPFGLKPRSVFLRSHKSVECVDPQFTMRRKMEQLREELELMEQLRDSIESRLKVVLPDDLGSSLMDGVVLCHLANHVRPRSVASIHVPSPAVPKLSMAKCRRNVENFLDACRKTGVPEDAGGREALGGHPTSEQKSRGGGGGAAGFGVCVHSDPARGLAVVGPDWLQPWPPLLPAAAFRRLPLERADVTAAMGKTRPRVLAQWQPGRSPNVRPPTSSKSARLRRSKCNANARLIVSIGHLAFPLSVF from the exons atggcgACGCCAGGAGCGGAGCCCCTGCTCGGCCAGCCGGTGgcatcgccgccgccgccgcccggccACATCGGCGCCAACGGCGGGGCCGCGCCGCCTAACAGCCGCGGCTTGGAGCGAGCGCTGGAGGAGGCGACGCTCAGCGGCGCGCTCAACCTCAGTGCCAGGAAACTCAAGGAGTTCCCGCGGACGGCGGCCGGAGTCGACCTGAGCGATACGGTGGAAGCAG ATTTGTCCAAGAACCGTCTGTCGGACGTGCCCTCGGAAGTGTGCCACCTGGTGGCCTTGGAGAGCCTCAACTTGTACCACAACTGCATCAGAAGCATCCCGGACGCCGTCATCAGCCTGCACTCGCTCACCTGGCTCAACCTCAG TCGCAACCAGCTGAGCTCGTTACCGGCCTGCTTGTGCACTCTGCCGCTCCGAGTCCTCAACGCCAGCAACAATAAACTGGTCAGCCTGCCCGAGAGCGTCGGACAACTGCGTCGCCTCATGGAGctg GACATTAGTTGTAACGAGCTCACGACCCTACCGCCACACATCGGACGTCTTCGGGCCTTACGGGAGCTCAACGTACGACGGAATCTGCTCTGCGTCCTTCCGGAAG ACCTGGCCGACCTTCCTCTGGTCAAGTTGGACTTCTCGTGCAACAAGGTGTCGAGCATTCCGCTGAGCTACCGCAAAATGGCGCGGCTGCAGGCCCTGCGCCTGGAGAACAACCCGCTGCAGAGCCCGCCGGCACAG ATCTGTCTCAAGGGCAAAGTTCACATCTTCAAGTATCTCAGCACGGAAGCGTGTCGCAGCGACAAGATGGCCGACGCGCTCGACCTGCCCGTCGTGGAGCGCCTCAGCCTGATGCG CGGCGAGGACTCGGAGCAGCAGAGGAAGCAAGACAGCGACTCGGGAGTGGACAGCGACGTCGGAGACAAGAGGCCGCTGTCGGCGACCGAG CCGTCGGACGAAGACACGCTGAGTCTCAACGTGCCCATGAGCCACATCACCGAGGAGGACGGACTCTGCAAGGACGACTCCAGCGAACACGTCAGCTCCCTGACGGGTACACGGGCAATTCGGTCCAGCCCGATGGCTTGCTTTTTTGCCCCTTTCTTTTGCACACAAGCCAACAAAGCGCACGGAAATGGAACGTCTCGTGTCCGTGCAGATCCCAGCTCGGAGGCGGCGCGTCTAACCGAGGAGAGCCCCAGCGAG GGCCAGACGGCGGCGACGGCGCCAGACTCGGACGAGCCGCTGCGGATCGACGAAGACTTTCACTGGACGTCAGAGCACGA GTCAAAGGTGACGGGGGACGACTCGGAGGTGATCGGCCAGCTGAAGGAGGCCGCGGAGCTTGTGCGGAATCCCGGCAG AATCAACCTGGAGCAGGAGGAGCTGTGCGGCGTGCGACTGTACCCGGTGGAAAGGCTCACGGCGGACCCCTCCGTCAA cggGCAGGACagcgacgatgacgacgacggcGGCAACGCGCCAAAG CGACTGAACCGTTCTCCGAGCAGACTTCCCACAATGTCCGCTGCGCCCTTTGGACTCAAACCTCGCTCGG TGTTCCTACGCAGCCATAAGAGTGTGGAGTGTGTGGACCCGCAGTTCAccatgaggaggaagatggagcAGCTGAGGGAAGAACTGGAGCTGATGGAACAGCTCCGAGAC AGTATCGAGAGCCGGCTGAAGGTGGTGCTTCCCGATGACCTGGGCTCGTCGCTGATGGACGGCGTGGTGCTTTGCCACCTGGCCAATCACGTTCGCCCGCGCTCTGTGGCCAGCATCCACGTGCCCTCGCCCGCCGTG CCCAAACTCAGCATGGCAAAGTGTCGCCGCAACGTGGAGAACTTCCTGGACGCCTGTCGGAAGACGGGGGTGCCCGAG GACGCTGGTGGGCGGGAAGCGCTCGGAGGCCATCCGACCTCTGAACAAAAAagccgtggcggcggcggcggcgccgccggATTCGGTGTCTGCGTCCACTCAGACCCCGCCCGCGGCCTGGCGGTGGTGGGACCTGATTGGCTGCAGCCTTGGCCACCTCTTCTGCCTGCTGCTGCTTTTCGCCGTCTACCTTTGGAGCGAGCGGACGTAACCGCGGCCATGGGGAAAACGCGGCCCCGGGTTTTGGCACAATGGCAACCTGGAAGGAGCCCAAATGTCAGGCCTCCGACGTCAAGCAAAAGCGCTCGCTTGCGCAGGTCCAAATGTAACGCTAACGCTCGCCTCATTGTTAGCATTGGCCATTTAGCATTCCCTTTGAGTGTCTTCTGA